GATTCATTACGAAGAGAGTGACATTGACAATAATCAGATAGGGACCGCCCTGAGCGCGTTGAAAAGCCTGGCTTCATTGACAATATGCCGACTGTCTGATAAAATCAATGCATCAATAATCGGAACGATGCGGCAACCACTATCCGATTTCCCCGGAAGCCCTTATCCGGGACCCGGGACCGTTGAAAACCGCTGGATTCCCGATGAACGCGTTCAGGAATGACGACACTATGCAATGTGACGGTTAAAAACGTATCGCGGTTCAATTCCAAGCCATCTGAGCAGCACCCAATAATTACTATATCAACCGTTTACGACGAAAAGAGGCGCCCTTTCATGGCATCACGTCCCGGCTCCGACCATATGCGTTATAAGATGGTTCTCCTTTTCATCATGCTTGCGCTCTGCATAGTATCTGCGGGATATCTGTACTACCTCACCCAAAAAGAACATATTAAAAAAAGCATCCAGAACGAGTTGTCCGCCATTGCAGACCTCAAGGTCGATCAGATCACCACCTGGCGCAAGGAGCGTTTGGGAAATGCCACGGTGATCTTCAAAAACACGTTTATAGCAGCGGCGGTCCGGAAGTTCCTGGAAACTCCCGAAGCACCCGGGCTCAAACAAGAGCTGCTTGACTGGATGAAGTCCCGCGCGGAGACCTATGACTATAAAAGCGTTTATCTCGTTGATGCCCAGGGGATCATCAGGATCTCAACAATAAAGGGTGACCGGCAATCGCAGTTGGACCCGCCGACAAGAAAAGCGCTTTCTGAAGCGTTTAACGCGAAACACGCGGTCCTCTCCGACATTCACAGCAAACCTGCCTCCACAGACATTCATCTTGACCTCGTCGCCCCCTTCATTCTGCGCAAAGGATCTTCCGACGTCCTGATCGGAGCGATCGTATTCGACATAGACCCGCACTCATTTTTATACCCCTTAATCCAAACGTGGCAGGGTCAGAGCGAGACAGCGGAAACCGTTCTCTTGCGCCTTGAAGGACGGGATATACTTTTTCTCAATGACCTCCGCCATCGGGAACAAACCGCCCTCACGTTCAGGATTCCGCTCGACGAATCAAAGATGCGGGACATCGATGCCGCCCGGGCCGGGAATAAGGGCGTTGTCGAACAACGTGACTACCGAGCTGTGCCGGTGCTTGCCACCCTGCGAGTTGTCCCCCAGACATCCTGGTTCCTGGTCGCCAAAATGGACCTCACGGAAATTTACGCGCCTATCGTCACACAAGCCCGGCAGGTGACGTTCGCGAGCGTCCTCCTGATCGCGGCCACAAGCCTGGCCATCGTCTTCTGGTGGCGCAAAAAAATCACGGAGTACGCCCGGAAGCAGTACGATGCGGAACTGGCGAGCAAAGTGCTGTCACAGAGATACGACTACCTGAGCAAATACGCGAATGACATAATCCTTCTCTGTGACCCGGAGGGGAAAATATTAGAAGCAAATGACCGGGCAATAGCGGCCTACGGCTATTCACGCGACGAACTGCTCCGGTTGCATATCAGGGACATTCGCTCTCCAGAAACATGGCCTGATATTACGGGACAGATGCAACAGGTGCGGGCGCAAAGCGGGATGATCTTTGAGACCGTACACCTGCGAAAAAACGGAGAGGCATTCCCGGTCGAGGTCAGTTCACGCCTTATCGACAGCGACGGAAAGATTTTATTTCAGAGCATCATCCGGGACATCACCGAGAGGAAACAGGCGGAAGTTGCCTTGATCAACGAAAAGAACAAGTCGCAAGCAATCATCGCGGCCATTGGCGACGGGATCAGCATCCAGGACTTGGATTTCAGGGTCATATACCAGAACCAGGTCGACAAAAACCTCCATGGCGATCATATCGGAGAATATTGCTACCAGGCCTATGAACAGAAAGACCAGACCTGTGATAACTGCGCACTGGCGGCATCATTCAAGGACGGCATGATCCATACAACGGAGAGAACGGTCCAGACCGCCAATGGGCCGCTCCATGTCGAAATAACGGTATCTCCGCTTAAGAACGAATCCGGGGAGATCGTTGCGGGGATCGAAGCGGTCAGGAATATAACGGGACGAAAACAGCTGGAAAATTCGCTGAGAGAGCGTAATGTCTTTATAGAAGCGGTCATGGACAACCTGCCGATCGGACTTGGGGTGAACGATATCAAGAACGGCAAAGCGATCTATATGAACTCCGCCTTTGAAGAGATCTATGGCTGGCCGGATACGGTTCTGGTGAATGTAACGGAATTCTTCAGTCATGTGTATCCTGATCCTGTTCAGAGAAAAGCAATAAAGGAGAGAATAATCACTGATATCGCCACGGGCGATCCATCGCGTATGCGATGGGAAAACATGGAAATTACGACGATGACCGGAAAAAAGAAGCTTGTCAATGCCGTCAATATTCCCGTATTCGAGCAGAACATGATGATCTCAACCGTTCAGGACGTCACCGCGCGCAAGCAATCGGAAAAGCGGCTCATCATGTTGAACGAGTGTCTTTTAAGTTTCGGTCCGAACCCGGATGAGAATATCAACCGGCTGGTTGCCTTGTGCGGGGAACAACTGGATGCCGCCTGCGCGATTTACTATCGTCTGGAAGGGGACACCTTATACGCGCTGGGGCAATGGAATACGCCTCCGGATTTTGAACCCAGAGCTAAACCCGAAGGCCATTTTTGCTACGATATTATAAAAAAAGGAGGACAGGATGTGTGCGTGATCCGGGACCTTCCGGCCACTTCCTACGCACAAACAGATCCGCACGTGAGCAGCTACGGATTAAAGACCTATATCGGCAAGGCCGTGTCCTTCGGCGGCGATTTCGTCGGTGCCCTCTGTACTGCCTATCAGATCGACCCCATGCTTTCCGATGTTGAGCTGAAATTTCTGGAAATAGTTGCATCCGCTGTCGGCGTCGAGGAAAGCCGCAAAGAGACGATCAGCGCCTTGCGGGAAAGTGAAAACCGCTACAAGCGGCTCGTCAGATCAGTGACCGATTATATCGTTACCATCGACGTTGAGAATGGGCGCGCCATCGCAACGTATCACAGCCCGGGGTGTGTAACCGTAACCGGCTACACCTCGAATGAATACAATGCAGACCCAGGCCTCTGGTACCGCATGATATTCGATGGGGACAGGAATACCGTCATCGAACAGACGAACGCGGTCCTGTCCGGGGCGCCCGCCGCTCCCTTTGAGCACAGGATCATTCACAAGGACGGCTCTATCCGCTGGGTCAGGCACACGCCGGTTTCGCGCGCCGACGGCACAGAACAGGTGATCACCGTGGATAGCCTGATCACCGACATCACTCAGCTGAAACTGCTCGAAAACCAGCTGCGCCAGGCGCAGAAGATGGAGGCTGTCGGTCAGCTGGCAGGCGGGATAGCTCATGACTTCAATAATATCCTGACGGCGATCATCGGATACAGCCACCTTCTCCTGATGAAAATGGATGCGGGCAATCCGGATCGTCCCTTTGTGCAGCACATCATTGCATCATCAGAACGGGCGGCGCATCTGACGCAAAGCCTTCTTTCCTTCAGCCGGAAGCAGGTCATCGACCTGAAGCCGATCGACCTGAACGACATCATCGGGCGGACGGAACATCTGCTGGGAAGAATCATCGGCGAGGACATCGAATTCAAGACCATGC
This genomic stretch from Nitrospirota bacterium harbors:
- a CDS encoding PAS domain S-box protein, whose product is MASRPGSDHMRYKMVLLFIMLALCIVSAGYLYYLTQKEHIKKSIQNELSAIADLKVDQITTWRKERLGNATVIFKNTFIAAAVRKFLETPEAPGLKQELLDWMKSRAETYDYKSVYLVDAQGIIRISTIKGDRQSQLDPPTRKALSEAFNAKHAVLSDIHSKPASTDIHLDLVAPFILRKGSSDVLIGAIVFDIDPHSFLYPLIQTWQGQSETAETVLLRLEGRDILFLNDLRHREQTALTFRIPLDESKMRDIDAARAGNKGVVEQRDYRAVPVLATLRVVPQTSWFLVAKMDLTEIYAPIVTQARQVTFASVLLIAATSLAIVFWWRKKITEYARKQYDAELASKVLSQRYDYLSKYANDIILLCDPEGKILEANDRAIAAYGYSRDELLRLHIRDIRSPETWPDITGQMQQVRAQSGMIFETVHLRKNGEAFPVEVSSRLIDSDGKILFQSIIRDITERKQAEVALINEKNKSQAIIAAIGDGISIQDLDFRVIYQNQVDKNLHGDHIGEYCYQAYEQKDQTCDNCALAASFKDGMIHTTERTVQTANGPLHVEITVSPLKNESGEIVAGIEAVRNITGRKQLENSLRERNVFIEAVMDNLPIGLGVNDIKNGKAIYMNSAFEEIYGWPDTVLVNVTEFFSHVYPDPVQRKAIKERIITDIATGDPSRMRWENMEITTMTGKKKLVNAVNIPVFEQNMMISTVQDVTARKQSEKRLIMLNECLLSFGPNPDENINRLVALCGEQLDAACAIYYRLEGDTLYALGQWNTPPDFEPRAKPEGHFCYDIIKKGGQDVCVIRDLPATSYAQTDPHVSSYGLKTYIGKAVSFGGDFVGALCTAYQIDPMLSDVELKFLEIVASAVGVEESRKETISALRESENRYKRLVRSVTDYIVTIDVENGRAIATYHSPGCVTVTGYTSNEYNADPGLWYRMIFDGDRNTVIEQTNAVLSGAPAAPFEHRIIHKDGSIRWVRHTPVSRADGTEQVITVDSLITDITQLKLLENQLRQAQKMEAVGQLAGGIAHDFNNILTAIIGYSHLLLMKMDAGNPDRPFVQHIIASSERAAHLTQSLLSFSRKQVIDLKPIDLNDIIGRTEHLLGRIIGEDIEFKTMLAEEGLPVLADGMHIEQVLMNLAANARDAMPNGGMLRLESGAFKMGEDFIRTHAYGRPGTYACLSITDTGIGMDENISRRIFEPFFTTKEVGKGTGLGLSMVYGIIKQHHGYIEVYSEPGKGTTFTIYLPLLATAAVEKPATAPAELARGTETVLLAEDDKTVRDLAGQVLENSGYRVIAAADGEEAVGKFLDNRKGIDLLVFDIIMPKKNGKEAYLEIKKIRPDIKALFMSGYTADMVFKKETPETDFDVVLKPISPSDLLKKVREILDR